Proteins from a genomic interval of Trifolium pratense cultivar HEN17-A07 linkage group LG6, ARS_RC_1.1, whole genome shotgun sequence:
- the LOC123890648 gene encoding trihelix transcription factor ASR3, translating to MALDQPSLPSNPNSIDGESGNGTPPSSAVNGGEDGKPTARLPRWTRQEILVLIQGKSDAESRFKPGRNGSGFGSSEPKWALVSSYCKKHGVNRGPIQCRKRWSNLAGDYKKIKEWESQVRDETESFWLMRNDLRRERKLPGYFDREVYDILDSPSMAAAAAAAATATVVVPVAVSEPVGDEEIHIYDSNRKVSGEDGLFSDFEKDEVLVPTKDVHVRSPVPISEKQFLPLLRGCDGEGNAQGTKNEKQPASNPEMGSTSQGERKRKRFATDGDEEEETLQSQLIDVLEKNGKMLSEQLEAQNINFQLDRQHQNDTASSIVAVLDKLATALGRIADKL from the exons ATGGCTTTGGACCAACCTTCGTTACCTTCGAATCCCAATTCCATCGACGGCGAATCCGGTAACGGAACGCCACCGTCTTCCGCCGTCAATGGCGGCGAAGATGGAAAACCAACGGCGAGACTACCGCGATGGACTAGGCAAGAGATTTTGGTGCTTATTCAAGGTAAGAGTGATGCTGAAAGCCGGTTCAAACCGGGTCGAAACGGTTCGGGATTTGGTTCGAGTGAACCGAAGTGGGCGTTGGTTTCTTCGTACTGTAAGAAACATGGTGTGAACCGTGGACCGATTCAGTGTCGGAAACGGTGGAGTAATCTCGCCGGTGATTATAAGAAGATTAAGGAGTGGGAATCTCAGGTGAGAGATGAAACGGAGTCGTTTTGGTTGATGAGGAATGATTTGAGGAGAGAGAGGAAATTGCCTGGTTATTTTGATCGAGAGGTTTATGATATTCTTGATTCACCTTCTATGGCTGCGGCTGCTGCAGCGGCTGCAACTGCAACTGTCGTTGTTCCGGTGGCGGTATCGGAGCCTGTTGGTGATGAAGAGATTCATATTTATGATAGTAATAGGAAAGTGAGTGGTGAAGATGGGTTATTCTCTGATTTTGAGAAAGATGAGGTTTTGGTTCCTACCAAAGATGTTCATGTTCGTTCACCTGTTCCTATCTCAG AGAAGCAGTTTCTACCACTCCTCCGTGGCTGCGATGGAGAAGGCAATGCTCAAG GTACCAAAAATGAGAAACAACCAGCTTCAAATCCAGAAATGGGTTCTACATCTCAAGGGGAACGGAAGAGGAAACGGTTTGCAACCGATGGAGATGAAGAAGAGGAAACTCTACAAAGTCAATTAATTGATGTGTTAGAGAAGAATGGCAAGATGCTAAGTGAACAACTAGAGGCTCAGAACATCAATTTCCAGCTTGATCGCCAGCACCAGAATGACACTGCAAGTAGCATTGTTGCTGTGCTTGATAAGCTTGCAACTGCTCTTGGGAGAATTGCTGATAAATTGTAG